A stretch of Desulfobacteraceae bacterium DNA encodes these proteins:
- a CDS encoding transporter substrate-binding domain-containing protein: MRFHLPSILALLLLAAAPVQGGDRLIRVGVYDSVPLAYTDQNGVAGGFYVDLLAHIARQEGWRIVYVPGTWPECLDNLRNGRIDLLGVIAHSAERARAFDYNYESVFTDWGQVYANKRVRVESLLDLSGKKIAVLMDDIYFLNLRKILDQFELKSRFIEAFENEDVLKLVEIGKCDVGLVNQSYGFHHESRYRIVKTPIILSPQKLFWAAPKNQEKELLFRLDHHLKRLKANEKSVYFRSLGKWFGIGTKPVVPAWARWVLPALAALVLLAAAILWIFRRQLQARTRELVENNRRLSSEIQQRRRVEEEREALAQKLQLAQKMEAIGTLAGGVAHDLNNILSGIVSYPELLLLDLPENDPLQAPLRTIKTSGEKAVRIVQDLLTLARRGVVATEVVDLNQVIEAYLISPEFQKLLAYHPRVRLEKNLSHDLPNIQGSPVHLSQTVMNLVSNAAEAMPHGGGIRVATENRRLDRPVQGYDEIAAGDYVVLTVADDGIGISSEDQERIFEPFYSKKVMGRSGTGLGMAVVWGTVKDHHGYVDIRSSEGRGTSISLYFPTTRRVLCAVAGSVALEALRGAGQRVLVVDDLEDQRIIATRMLTKLGYRAASVGGGEEALAYIRERPVDLLVLDMIMGPRMDGLETYRQIQKIAPGQKALIASGFSETERVRAAQALGAGQYIRKPYTFETIGLAVKNALAG, encoded by the coding sequence ATGCGCTTTCACCTACCGTCCATCCTGGCGCTGCTCTTACTGGCGGCCGCTCCCGTGCAGGGCGGTGACAGACTCATCCGGGTCGGCGTCTACGACAGCGTTCCCCTGGCCTACACCGATCAAAACGGGGTTGCCGGGGGGTTCTATGTCGATCTGCTGGCCCACATCGCCCGTCAGGAGGGCTGGCGGATCGTCTATGTTCCGGGAACATGGCCGGAGTGCCTCGACAACCTGCGCAACGGCCGCATCGATCTGCTGGGGGTGATCGCCCACTCCGCGGAGCGCGCCCGGGCTTTCGACTACAACTACGAGAGCGTGTTCACCGATTGGGGGCAGGTCTACGCCAACAAGCGGGTCAGGGTCGAATCCCTGCTGGATTTGAGCGGCAAGAAAATAGCGGTCCTGATGGATGACATCTATTTCCTCAACCTCAGGAAAATCCTCGACCAGTTCGAACTCAAAAGCCGCTTTATCGAAGCCTTCGAAAACGAAGACGTCCTGAAACTGGTGGAAATCGGCAAATGCGATGTCGGCCTGGTGAACCAGTCCTACGGTTTTCACCACGAGAGCCGCTACAGGATCGTCAAAACCCCCATTATCCTCAGCCCCCAGAAGCTCTTCTGGGCCGCCCCCAAAAACCAGGAAAAAGAGCTGCTTTTCCGCCTGGACCACCACCTCAAGCGGCTCAAGGCCAACGAAAAATCGGTCTATTTCCGGAGCCTCGGGAAATGGTTCGGCATCGGGACCAAGCCCGTCGTGCCCGCCTGGGCCCGCTGGGTGCTGCCGGCCCTGGCGGCTCTGGTGCTGCTGGCCGCTGCGATTCTTTGGATTTTCAGACGCCAGCTTCAGGCGCGCACCCGGGAGCTGGTGGAGAACAACCGGCGTCTGTCTTCGGAGATCCAGCAGCGCCGCCGGGTTGAGGAAGAGCGGGAGGCCCTGGCCCAGAAGCTTCAGCTGGCGCAGAAAATGGAGGCCATCGGGACCCTCGCCGGCGGGGTGGCCCACGACCTCAACAACATTCTCTCCGGGATCGTCAGCTACCCGGAGCTGCTGCTGCTGGACCTGCCCGAGAATGATCCGCTGCAGGCGCCGCTGCGGACCATCAAAACCTCCGGCGAGAAGGCCGTGCGCATCGTCCAGGACCTTTTGACGCTGGCCAGGCGGGGCGTTGTGGCCACCGAGGTGGTCGATTTGAACCAGGTAATCGAGGCCTACCTGATCAGCCCCGAGTTCCAGAAGCTGCTGGCCTATCACCCCCGGGTGCGGCTGGAAAAAAACCTGTCCCATGACCTGCCGAACATTCAGGGGTCCCCGGTTCACCTCTCACAGACGGTCATGAATCTCGTCTCCAACGCCGCCGAGGCCATGCCCCACGGCGGCGGGATCCGGGTGGCGACCGAAAACCGCCGTCTGGACCGGCCGGTCCAGGGCTACGATGAAATCGCCGCCGGCGATTACGTCGTTTTGACGGTCGCCGATGACGGCATCGGCATCTCCAGCGAGGACCAGGAGCGCATCTTCGAGCCCTTCTACTCCAAAAAGGTCATGGGGCGCAGCGGCACGGGGCTGGGGATGGCGGTGGTCTGGGGGACCGTCAAGGACCACCATGGCTATGTGGACATCCGCAGCAGCGAAGGGCGGGGCACCTCGATTTCGCTCTACTTCCCGACCACCCGCCGGGTCCTCTGCGCGGTGGCCGGGTCCGTCGCCCTGGAGGCGTTGCGGGGCGCGGGACAGAGGGTGCTGGTGGTGGACGACCTGGAGGACCAGCGCATCATCGCCACCCGGATGCTGACCAAACTGGGCTACCGTGCGGCCAGCGTCGGCGGCGGGGAGGAGGCCCTGGCTTACATTCGCGAGCGTCCTGTCGACCTACTGGTGCTGGACATGATCATGGGCCCCCGCATGGATGGGCTGGAAACCTACCGCCAGATTCAAAAAATCGCCCCCGGCCAGAAGGCCCTGATCGCCAGCGGTTTTTCGGAAACCGAGCGCGTCCGGGCGGCCCAAGCGCTGGGGGCCGGGCAGTACATTCGCAAACCCTACACCTTCGAAACCATCGGCCTGGCGGTCAAAAACGCCTTGGCCGGCTAG
- the bcp gene encoding thioredoxin-dependent thiol peroxidase, translated as MSNPLQAGARAPQFTLNNKDGKAVSLSDYDGKWRVVYFYPKDNTSGCTQEAVDFSALLPEFEKEGAVVFGVSPDSEKSHARFAEKHGLKVELLSDPEHTVMERYGVWQLKKMYGKEYKGVVRSTFLINPQGVVEKSWEKVKVKNHASEVQAALCELKR; from the coding sequence ATGTCAAACCCACTGCAGGCCGGCGCCCGGGCGCCCCAGTTCACGCTCAACAATAAAGACGGCAAGGCCGTCAGCCTGTCGGATTATGACGGCAAATGGCGGGTGGTCTACTTCTACCCCAAGGACAACACCTCGGGTTGCACCCAGGAAGCCGTCGACTTCAGCGCGCTTCTGCCGGAATTCGAGAAGGAGGGCGCGGTGGTTTTCGGGGTGAGCCCGGATTCGGAGAAATCCCACGCCCGCTTCGCCGAAAAGCACGGCCTTAAGGTGGAGCTCTTGAGCGACCCGGAGCACACCGTCATGGAGCGCTACGGCGTCTGGCAGCTCAAGAAGATGTACGGCAAGGAGTACAAGGGAGTGGTGCGGTCGACCTTTCTGATCAACCCGCAGGGTGTGGTCGAGAAGAGCTGGGAGAAGGTCAAGGTCAAAAACCACGCCAGCGAGGTTCAGGCGGCCCTCTGCGAGCTCAAAAGGTGA